cacactcaaacccggaaagtgcactaaatGTGAATGGTTAAAGCAAGTTACGAACTTGGCTAAACCAAAGCAAATAAAGTTATGTTATATATGAAatgtttaataattgatgtaaacatttcagtttcaagatgacGGAAAGAAACGATGATGATCCGGTGCCgacaagcaccgaacaaatgaaagagttaattgccaaagaAGTGGGGAAGGCAATTGAGGGTAGTCTATCTGGTTTCATAGacaaaattcaaaacacggtGTTATCATTAGTCGAAGAACGAGTTAAAAGGTTGGAAGATAATGTCAACCTTATGAGGGAAAAATCCTGAGAACGCAAAGGGTTTTCTTACAAGGAGttcatggcgtgtaaaccgccaattTACAACTGGGAGGTCGACCCGATAATatgccaaagatggctaagtgacGTAGAAGGGGTGTTTGAAAGGACCCACTGTGACGTGAGTGATTTTGTTGCTTACGGAATGGGTCAATTAAGGGgtcaagccaaggattggtgggacaatAAAAAGAAGGAGATAGGAGCCGAGGCGGCAATGGTCATGACATGGGACGAGTTTAAGGTGCCATTCCTTAAGCACCATAGTCCCAAGGCGGTTATCAACAAGATCAAAGAAGAGGTCATCCAGTTAAGACAAAGGGGAGAATCAATTGATAAAATCACGGGTATCTTCATGGATAAGCTAAGGTTCTGTGATGAGTTAGTGACTACGGAGGAgcagaaaatatattattattataatatgttAAGTGCTGAGTACCGAGAGTTCATGATCCCTTCTAAATATGAGACGCTTACCGAGATCATAAATACGGCTCGAGAAAAAGAAATTGAACTTAAGAAGCAAATCGAGAGGGGTGAAAGAAGGGTAGTGGATGCTAACCCGAACCCTACAAAGAAAGCTCGAACTGTTGAATCGGGGAAGAAGGCGGATGTGAAAGGCGGGTCGCCAAATTGCAaggtgtaacaacccgcaccttcgtgcgttgttactactcgatacactcgttgcgcctagcaccagagattcggatcataatgtaactatatcagatatatcgctaaaACGAAGTATAACCGAATAATttcgcatattctatcgctattacaaacctattttcataaattataacactcacgatgatgttgagtgagggattaatctaccctcctcgataaccgtgaggtgtcgaAACGTAAACAggcaacgctaacaaagactatcgggtgagtaccatgtctccagccatcgtgacgataacggcaacacgagcaagtagtgccccgataatccttgtggcacatcacatcgaagaacgcactcgaaggcacgcgtaactcgatcatcgcaccgaatattggtTATATAGATACGTGTacacggcccttttgtgattaattataacaAATAAtgaaataattatataaaaatatgaaaatatggcCCAAACAGTCGAAATCGCGCCAAAAACGAGGACCCagggcttccgtacggacgggccagccaaacggctgggccagtcgatcggctgggccggccgatcggacagaacaGCCAACCGGCTGGGCCCATCTGATCgaacggaccagccgatcggctgggccgtccgatcggacaggccagccgaccGGCTGGGCAGGCCgaccgaacgggccagccgatccggCCCACCTTTCCATCTTTTTCCTCCTCCCTTGCCTATAAACACCCCTCTATCACCCTCAgacacttgttgttgctgctgttactcgaccaagacgttccagccccttaatcttccgatttctcgcgattcttgtaagttttcaactcaaatcttgtacttccttgatctatatgcaatccttcatctttctatctttcaaaattcgacttttaaccgtgaaatcaacggatttggagtgttctagggtgatgtcaccatggagttcttcaagggtgatgtcatcccatgaagaacaactcagatccgaatggtttccatacgattcttcatgaatctcgtCCAAATCTATGTTTTCTAATCAAGAAGCCATGGATTTGAGATGTTCAGAGTGATGTCATCACaaggttcttatgaacttcaagtgttggcctcattccaccaagaacaactcagaaccCAGGGATTTCCAAGAATAGtcaaggttttcacatcagatctatacgTAGAAACGGTAGAAACAGAGCTTAGACCGACCTCCTACTCAtacttagtgtcgtgttggtcaaggATCTGATTCATACCAGAGAtacgaccaatttcgggttaaacacgaaaaaaccgccaagaacggccagttctgatgcaacggggtgattcccggccgttagaacaggtcggaattgatgggatttcggttgttcaacacgtcgtaacAATGTCTCGACCAAAAACACCGAGAAACACtcgaaaatcatcgaaaacagctgg
The Helianthus annuus cultivar XRQ/B chromosome 6, HanXRQr2.0-SUNRISE, whole genome shotgun sequence genome window above contains:
- the LOC110944627 gene encoding uncharacterized protein LOC110944627, with product MACKPPIYNWEVDPIICQRWLSDVEGVFERTHCDVSDFVAYGMGQLRGQAKDWWDNKKKEIGAEAAMVMTWDEFKVPFLKHHSPKAVINKIKEEVIQLRQRGESIDKITGIFMDKLRFCDELVTTEEQKIYYYYNMLSAEYREFMIPSKYETLTEIINTAREKEIELKKQIERGERRVVDANPNPTKKARTVESGKKADVKGGSPNCKV